Within the Thermostichus lividus PCC 6715 genome, the region CACTCATGAGGGGCGTGGGGGGCACGCAAGGGCAGGGTGCCAATGTGCAAACCGGCCGCTAACAGTGCAGATCGCACCGCTGCTGCGCGGGAGTAGGTGGCCAGATACCCATCGGGCGCCAGACACCGCGCCACAACCCGCAAAAACTCGACGCTCCACAATTGGGGACACCGCTGCGGCGAAAAGGGGTCAAGGAAAATTGCATCGGCCTGAAAGCCGCTAGCTGCAAGGTCTTGAATGGTTTGGCGGGCATCGCCTAGGCACAGTTGCGCCTGACAGTTCGCTGTGGTGTAGCGGTGGTGGTGCGCCAAGGCACGTAGAACCTCGAGGACGGACTCCGGCCAGGGTGGCATGATGGCGATCGCCGCCACCGGAACCGTTGCATCCAGTTCCAGACCAACCACTGTAATATGGCAATGGGGATGCCGCTGCCAGATCACATCGAGGGCGGCGGCGGTATTGTAGCCAAGGCCATAGCAAATATCCAAGAGGGTGACATGGGAGCGTTGGCTTTTTTCTTCTAGCGCAGTAGCGATCGCAAACTTTTCTAGAGCTTCCTGCTGCGCACCCGTGCGGCTATGAAAGCTCTCACCAAATTCTGCTGAGAAGAAGGTGGTCGAGCCATCAGCGGTAGGTTGAGGCAGCCATACACCCATGGGACGCTCCGACATTCACAAATACAAATTGGGCAACACGCAACCCTAGCGAATAGACGATGCCTCGTGGTAGCTATGACCCCTTTTTGTTTTTGCCAGTGGAACGGCTCTTACCGCTCCCTTTCTTGCTTTTCGAACTTGAACCAGCAAAGCCTTTCGACTCGGCCTCCGTTGGTGAGGGAGCCGGTTCCGGTGCCGGCGCAGCAGCAGCCATGGCTTGGGTTTGTGCTGCTACCTCCTGCGCAAGATTAGTCTCCTGCTTTTCGATACCTTCCCCCAAAACAAAGCGTTGGAATCGCCGTACTTGGATATTTTCCCCTAGTTCAGCGATTTTTTCCTTCACTAGCTCTTCAACGGTCTTAGACTGATCGCGAATAAAGGGCTGATTCAGCAAACACAACTCTTTCAGCGTTTTTTCTAGCTTGCCGGCAACAATTTTTTCCTTGACCTCCGGTGGCTTACCTTGCAGGGCATCAGAGCCAAGAGCAATTTGGCGTTCCTTTTCCTTATAGTCAGCCGGAATATCATCGATAGAGACAAATTCCACGTTTGGACACGCAGCAATTTGCTTGGCAATATCTTGAACCAGTGCCTTGAATTTTTCGTTGCGGGCAACAAAGTCGGTCTCGCAGTTGACCTCGACCAGAACCCCAATGCGACCGCCGGTGTGGATGTAGCTATCCACCAGTCCTTCACTGGTGACACGGCCTGCCTTTTTACCGGCTGAGGCTAAGCCCTTTTGCCGTAGCCAAGCAATGGCCGCTTCCATGTCGCCGTTAGACTCTTGCAGCGCTTTTTTGCAGTCCATCATGCCGGCACCGGTCTTGTCGCGCAGTTCTTTGACTAATTTGGCTGAAATCTCTGCCATGGTGTGTTCCTCAACGATTAAGCGTCAGATTCATCGGGAATATCAAGGGATTCAGCATCGCCATCTGCACTTTCATCCTCTTCAGGAAGATCGAGTTCTGGCTCATCCAACTGGCCATGGCGACCTTCGTAGATCGCATCGGCCAGCTTGCCCACAATCAGCTTAATGGAACGAATGGCATCATCGTTAGCCGGAATGGGAATATCCACTTGATTGGGGTCACAGTTGGTATCTAATAGCGCCACAATGGGAA harbors:
- the tsf gene encoding translation elongation factor Ts — its product is MAEISAKLVKELRDKTGAGMMDCKKALQESNGDMEAAIAWLRQKGLASAGKKAGRVTSEGLVDSYIHTGGRIGVLVEVNCETDFVARNEKFKALVQDIAKQIAACPNVEFVSIDDIPADYKEKERQIALGSDALQGKPPEVKEKIVAGKLEKTLKELCLLNQPFIRDQSKTVEELVKEKIAELGENIQVRRFQRFVLGEGIEKQETNLAQEVAAQTQAMAAAAPAPEPAPSPTEAESKGFAGSSSKSKKGSGKSRSTGKNKKGS
- a CDS encoding tRNA (5-methylaminomethyl-2-thiouridine)(34)-methyltransferase MnmD, whose translation is MSERPMGVWLPQPTADGSTTFFSAEFGESFHSRTGAQQEALEKFAIATALEEKSQRSHVTLLDICYGLGYNTAAALDVIWQRHPHCHITVVGLELDATVPVAAIAIMPPWPESVLEVLRALAHHHRYTTANCQAQLCLGDARQTIQDLAASGFQADAIFLDPFSPQRCPQLWSVEFLRVVARCLAPDGYLATYSRAAAVRSALLAAGLHIGTLPLRAPHAPHEWSQGTIARWQSSGLIPLSAMEQEHLQTRAGIPYRDPCLIDTPQQIQARRYAEQQTSGRESTSQWRRRWGIY